The following are from one region of the Cloacibacterium normanense genome:
- a CDS encoding rhomboid family intramembrane serine protease: MFQNITPITRNIIILNVIVFILAMLIPQSYQYLAAFFPTSPYFKSWQIITHMFMHGGFMHIAFNMLTFASFGPVLERFLGEKKFLILYFLSGLGAFALFNLWEYYQLYQDAQPLIVEGLQFSDILKGDFGKFPVRLEGNAQNIVNILSTPMVGASGAIFGVIAAFSLLYPNAEMFIMFIPFPIKAKVLFPITIIVSLYLGFSGSGGNIAHFAHIGGALVGYILVKVWGRNRYRIN, encoded by the coding sequence ATGTTTCAAAATATAACACCCATCACCAGAAATATTATCATCCTGAATGTGATTGTTTTCATTCTAGCGATGCTTATTCCGCAATCCTATCAATATTTAGCGGCTTTTTTTCCTACATCTCCTTATTTTAAATCTTGGCAAATCATCACACACATGTTTATGCATGGAGGTTTTATGCATATTGCTTTTAATATGTTGACTTTTGCGAGTTTCGGACCAGTTTTAGAGCGGTTTTTAGGAGAAAAGAAATTTTTAATTTTATATTTTCTTTCTGGGTTAGGAGCTTTTGCATTGTTTAATCTTTGGGAATATTATCAGTTATACCAAGATGCTCAACCGCTTATTGTAGAAGGTTTACAATTTTCGGATATTTTAAAGGGTGATTTTGGAAAATTTCCAGTAAGATTAGAAGGAAATGCACAGAATATAGTAAACATACTTTCTACACCGATGGTTGGAGCTTCTGGAGCTATTTTTGGTGTAATTGCGGCGTTTTCTTTGCTGTATCCTAATGCAGAAATGTTCATTATGTTTATTCCGTTTCCGATTAAAGCAAAGGTTTTATTTCCTATTACTATTATAGTTTCTCTATATCTAGGTTTTTCTGGAAGTGGAGGAAATATTGCACATTTCGCACATATCGGTGGCGCTTTAGTAGGCTATATTTTAGTGAAAGTTTGGGGTAGAAACAGATATAGAATTAATTAA
- a CDS encoding sialate O-acetylesterase, which translates to MKKSLSVFLLMTIQLLMANVSLPYIFSDNMVLQRNSKIPVWGFASPHEKVLVSFKNQTKSTVADQNGNWKVDLDQEKEGGPFTLTIKGNNEIVFKNVLVGDVWLCSGQSNMEWALSSSEGYKEELNQKEFPIIRHIKVERKINSLPQNNLAKTEWNVANASNIGDFSAVAYFFAKKMYHERQVPIGIINSSWGGTVIEAWIPKNAFEQSPYFKEMIANMPQIDIESLQQKNFEAKTVFFEKKLNAKIADFNQEQFLSADYNASVLKDLYVPKAWEQQGFEGLDGVAWVRKTIVLSEEDLTGNAVLYLGKIDDEDLTYFNGKLVGQMKQWSDDRIYTIPKEILKKGENIIAVKVNDTGGGGGLWSNDDEVKLVTAQKSIPLAGNWKFAVEKIYAAINQNEFPSLIYNTMIHPIEDFRISGMLWYQGESNAERAYEYNQSFPLLINSWRQRFGENLPFYFVQLATFNTKGDSNEGCDWCEVRDAQLNTTKMKNTGMVVTTDVGNPNDIHPRNKKTVGERLANLALNNGLKSPIYQKSTVKGNKITISFNTKEKLISKNNEILKGFEIAGNDQKFYPAKAEIKKNKIVVTCEKVSNPVAVRYGWKGDDSEINLFTEKGLPIAPFRTDSFKLSTENKKYQFELK; encoded by the coding sequence ATGAAAAAATCACTCAGCGTATTCTTATTAATGACCATTCAATTATTGATGGCGAATGTTTCTTTACCATACATTTTCTCAGACAATATGGTGTTGCAGAGAAATTCTAAAATTCCAGTTTGGGGTTTTGCATCACCTCATGAAAAAGTGTTGGTAAGTTTTAAAAATCAAACCAAATCCACTGTTGCTGACCAAAATGGCAATTGGAAAGTAGATTTAGACCAAGAAAAAGAAGGTGGTCCTTTTACATTGACGATTAAAGGAAATAATGAAATTGTTTTCAAAAATGTTTTGGTAGGAGATGTTTGGTTATGCAGCGGACAAAGCAATATGGAGTGGGCTCTCTCATCTTCTGAAGGTTATAAAGAGGAATTAAATCAAAAAGAGTTTCCGATTATTAGACATATTAAAGTTGAAAGAAAAATAAATTCTTTACCTCAAAATAACCTTGCAAAAACAGAATGGAATGTTGCGAATGCTTCTAATATTGGAGATTTTTCTGCAGTAGCCTATTTTTTTGCTAAAAAAATGTATCACGAGAGACAAGTTCCTATAGGAATCATTAATTCTTCTTGGGGCGGAACTGTAATTGAAGCTTGGATTCCTAAAAACGCATTCGAGCAATCGCCTTATTTCAAAGAAATGATTGCCAATATGCCACAAATAGACATAGAAAGTCTTCAACAGAAAAATTTCGAGGCTAAAACTGTTTTTTTTGAGAAAAAACTGAATGCTAAAATTGCAGATTTTAATCAAGAACAATTCTTGAGTGCAGATTATAACGCTTCTGTTTTAAAAGATTTATATGTTCCAAAAGCATGGGAACAACAAGGTTTCGAAGGTTTAGACGGAGTAGCTTGGGTTAGAAAAACAATCGTTCTTTCAGAGGAAGACCTTACTGGAAATGCAGTGCTGTATTTAGGAAAAATTGATGACGAAGACCTTACTTATTTTAATGGAAAATTAGTGGGACAAATGAAACAATGGTCAGATGATAGAATTTATACCATTCCGAAAGAAATTTTAAAGAAAGGAGAGAATATTATTGCAGTAAAGGTTAATGACACTGGTGGTGGCGGTGGTTTGTGGAGTAATGATGATGAGGTGAAATTAGTCACCGCTCAAAAAAGTATTCCATTGGCAGGAAATTGGAAATTTGCTGTAGAAAAAATTTATGCAGCCATTAATCAAAATGAATTTCCTTCTTTGATTTACAATACCATGATTCACCCGATTGAAGATTTTAGAATTTCTGGAATGCTTTGGTATCAAGGAGAATCTAATGCAGAGAGAGCATATGAATATAACCAAAGTTTCCCACTATTGATTAACAGTTGGAGACAGAGATTTGGAGAAAACTTACCTTTTTATTTCGTTCAATTAGCCACTTTTAACACTAAAGGCGACAGTAATGAAGGTTGCGATTGGTGTGAAGTACGAGATGCTCAACTGAATACTACCAAAATGAAAAACACTGGAATGGTAGTAACTACCGATGTAGGAAATCCGAATGATATTCACCCAAGAAATAAAAAAACAGTAGGAGAAAGATTGGCTAATTTAGCCTTAAATAATGGTCTGAAAAGCCCAATTTATCAAAAATCAACGGTAAAAGGAAATAAAATTACCATCAGTTTCAATACAAAAGAAAAATTAATTTCTAAAAATAATGAAATCTTAAAAGGTTTTGAAATTGCAGGAAATGACCAAAAATTCTATCCAGCAAAAGCAGAAATTAAGAAAAATAAAATTGTAGTTACATGCGAAAAGGTAAGCAATCCCGTTGCTGTAAGATATGGCTGGAAAGGAGATGACTCAGAAATTAATCTTTTCACCGAAAAAGGATTACCTATAGCGCCTTTTAGAACAGATTCTTTTAAACTTTCTACAGAAAACAAAAAATATCAGTTCGAGTTAAAATAA
- a CDS encoding glycoside hydrolase family 30 protein, whose product MIPALVLGSIASLISCNSFTKVEAPQTIEYWQTNADETLKLQKQNNLVFDNPQNNFQNILINPSEKFQTVDGFGYTLTGGSVEVINQLSPAKKKELLQDIFGKSEQSIGVSYLRLSIGASDLNSSVFSYDDVPAGQTDEDLSEFSLAKDQPVIDMLKEILAINPDIKIIGAPWSPPVWMKDNGNSIGGSLKTEYYQVYAEYFVKYIQEMNKNGITIDAITPQNEPLHPGNNPSMYMTAEQQRDFIKNNLGHAFRAANISTKIVLYDHNCDKPEYPITILQDPEAAQYVDGSAFHLYAGDVSALGVVKNAFPNKNLYFTEQWTGSTGTFAGDFIWHTKNVIIGTMRNWSKIALEWNLANDAQFQPFTPGGCTQCKGAITINSSESYTKNVAYYIIAHASKFVPQNSQRIGSTQVGNLSTLAFKTPEGKIALIVLNEGAEVENFNINFDGKSVAASLPSNSVATYTF is encoded by the coding sequence ATGATCCCCGCCTTAGTTTTAGGCTCTATAGCTTCTCTTATCTCATGTAATTCTTTTACAAAAGTAGAAGCTCCACAAACAATAGAATATTGGCAAACTAATGCTGATGAAACTTTAAAACTTCAAAAACAAAACAATCTTGTTTTTGATAATCCACAAAATAATTTCCAAAACATTCTCATCAATCCTTCAGAAAAATTCCAAACCGTAGATGGTTTTGGGTATACTCTTACCGGAGGAAGCGTAGAGGTAATCAATCAATTATCTCCAGCGAAGAAAAAAGAACTTCTTCAAGATATTTTCGGAAAATCAGAACAATCCATAGGCGTAAGTTATCTTAGATTAAGCATTGGTGCATCAGATCTTAACAGTTCTGTCTTTTCTTATGATGATGTTCCCGCAGGTCAAACAGACGAAGACCTGAGCGAATTCAGCTTAGCAAAAGACCAACCAGTGATTGATATGTTAAAAGAAATTTTAGCCATTAATCCAGATATTAAAATTATTGGCGCACCTTGGTCACCACCAGTTTGGATGAAGGACAACGGAAATAGCATAGGAGGAAGCCTGAAAACTGAATACTATCAAGTTTATGCAGAATATTTCGTGAAATATATTCAGGAAATGAATAAAAATGGAATCACCATTGACGCCATTACTCCTCAAAACGAACCATTGCATCCTGGGAATAACCCAAGTATGTATATGACCGCAGAACAGCAAAGAGATTTCATAAAAAACAATTTAGGTCATGCTTTTAGAGCAGCAAATATTTCTACTAAAATCGTTTTGTACGACCATAATTGTGATAAACCCGAATATCCTATTACAATTCTCCAAGACCCAGAAGCTGCACAATATGTAGACGGATCAGCGTTTCACCTTTATGCGGGAGATGTTTCAGCTCTTGGTGTTGTAAAGAACGCTTTTCCAAATAAAAATCTGTATTTCACAGAACAATGGACGGGTTCTACAGGAACTTTTGCAGGAGACTTTATTTGGCATACCAAAAATGTAATCATTGGAACCATGAGAAATTGGAGCAAAATTGCATTAGAATGGAATTTAGCAAATGACGCACAATTCCAACCTTTTACTCCAGGTGGATGTACCCAATGTAAAGGAGCAATTACCATCAATTCTTCAGAATCTTACACTAAAAATGTAGCGTATTACATCATTGCTCATGCTTCTAAATTTGTACCTCAAAATTCACAAAGAATAGGTTCTACACAAGTAGGAAATTTAAGTACACTAGCGTTTAAAACACCAGAAGGCAAAATAGCTTTAATCGTTTTAAATGAAGGAGCAGAAGTTGAAAATTTTAATATTAACTTTGATGGTAAATCTGTAGCAGCATCATTGCCATCTAATTCAGTGGCTACCTACACTTTTTAA
- the mutL gene encoding DNA mismatch repair endonuclease MutL, which produces MSDIIQLLPDHVANQIAAGEVVQRPASIVKELLENAIDAGATKIELIVEEAGRNLIKVADNGSGMSETDARMAFERHATSKIRTTEDIFHIATKGFRGEALASIAAVAQVELKTKKQDAEIGTVIYIEGGELQFQEPAQTTEGAVFSVKNLFFNVPARRKFLKSNNIEFRHIIDEFQRVALAHENLEFSLYHNDEVIFNLRKGSQMQRIVDIFGRKLHPLLVPIKEDLGWVKLNGFVGKPEAAKKSRGEQFFFVNGRYFRSPYLNRAVQEAFEGLLQSNYSPSFFLYLDLDPEKIDVNIHPQKTEVKFEDENLIFALIRSTIKKSLGIYNVAPSLDFERNEQMDSFFPPKVDAAKSYHAPGIHIDRNFNPFKDQIPSKINDTAMVNLTEMYQQESSALPSKINLFDEEDEDLEEDLLRLPNGYWLFNKDHRTLMLDLGRIHQIVLAENRKNVSKSKKSQSLLFSLEYHLNEIEKNKFRSIKKYLPDLGFDIVLAQDNVLRINAVPEDVKESQVIKFLENLFEILEYKTEEEFLENYNNQWIRTNAKSKFDFLYKAEVEQILKDFIKLGFPEFTTNGNRTFVEVPTEELKNKF; this is translated from the coding sequence ATGTCAGATATTATTCAACTTTTACCAGATCATGTTGCCAATCAGATTGCTGCAGGAGAAGTAGTGCAAAGACCTGCTTCTATTGTTAAGGAATTGCTAGAAAACGCCATAGATGCTGGTGCTACTAAAATAGAATTGATTGTAGAAGAAGCGGGCAGAAATCTCATAAAAGTAGCAGATAACGGAAGCGGAATGTCTGAAACCGATGCGAGAATGGCGTTCGAAAGACACGCTACTTCTAAAATTAGAACTACAGAAGATATTTTTCATATCGCTACTAAAGGTTTTCGTGGTGAAGCTTTGGCTTCTATTGCTGCGGTAGCTCAGGTAGAACTCAAAACCAAAAAACAAGACGCAGAAATAGGAACCGTTATCTACATAGAAGGCGGAGAATTACAATTTCAGGAGCCTGCACAAACTACGGAAGGCGCTGTTTTTTCGGTGAAAAATCTGTTTTTTAATGTTCCAGCGCGTAGAAAATTTCTGAAATCCAACAATATAGAATTCAGACATATTATAGATGAATTCCAAAGAGTAGCTTTGGCTCATGAAAATTTAGAGTTTTCGCTCTACCATAATGATGAGGTGATTTTTAACCTCAGAAAAGGAAGCCAAATGCAGAGAATTGTAGATATTTTCGGTAGAAAATTGCATCCACTTTTGGTTCCTATCAAAGAAGATTTAGGTTGGGTAAAACTCAATGGTTTCGTGGGAAAACCAGAAGCAGCGAAAAAATCTAGAGGCGAACAGTTTTTCTTTGTCAATGGAAGATATTTTAGAAGTCCGTACTTAAATAGAGCGGTTCAGGAAGCTTTTGAAGGGCTGTTGCAAAGCAATTACAGCCCGAGTTTTTTCTTGTATTTGGATCTTGACCCAGAAAAAATAGATGTCAACATACATCCGCAAAAAACAGAGGTAAAATTCGAAGATGAGAACCTTATTTTTGCATTGATTCGTTCTACAATTAAAAAATCTTTGGGAATTTATAATGTAGCGCCAAGTCTAGATTTTGAGCGAAATGAACAAATGGATTCATTTTTTCCACCAAAAGTAGATGCTGCGAAAAGTTATCACGCTCCAGGAATTCATATCGACAGAAATTTTAATCCGTTTAAAGACCAAATTCCTTCTAAAATTAATGATACAGCAATGGTAAATCTCACCGAAATGTATCAACAAGAATCATCAGCTTTGCCATCTAAAATTAACCTTTTTGATGAAGAAGACGAGGATTTAGAAGAAGATTTGCTCAGATTGCCAAATGGTTATTGGCTTTTTAATAAAGACCACAGAACGTTGATGCTCGATTTGGGAAGAATTCACCAAATTGTCTTAGCCGAAAACCGTAAAAATGTTTCTAAAAGTAAGAAAAGTCAAAGTTTGCTGTTTTCTTTAGAATATCATTTAAATGAAATTGAGAAAAATAAATTTCGTTCGATTAAAAAATACTTGCCAGATTTAGGTTTCGATATTGTTTTGGCACAAGATAATGTGCTGAGAATAAATGCGGTGCCTGAAGATGTGAAAGAATCTCAAGTAATCAAATTTTTAGAAAATCTCTTCGAAATTTTAGAATACAAAACTGAAGAAGAATTTTTAGAAAATTATAACAATCAGTGGATTAGAACCAATGCGAAATCTAAGTTTGATTTTCTGTATAAAGCTGAAGTGGAACAAATTTTGAAAGATTTTATCAAGTTAGGCTTCCCAGAGTTTACAACAAACGGAAACAGAACCTTTGTAGAAGTTCCTACAGAAGAATTGAAAAATAAATTTTAA
- a CDS encoding class I SAM-dependent methyltransferase: protein MKKEEVSQFYDQFSERQIKIGVNERLIFLFKQLKKLGLTKKSKILELGCGVGAFTYLLSKKVEKGYIEAVDLSEKSIENAQKNIQKNNVQLFVGDVVHYQPQESDFDFITLLDVIEHIPVEEHFNLFKNISNYISEKSLLLINIPNPEYIKYLHQHQPESLQVIDQPIELPTLAENIDKNNLEMVFFQKYGIWEQEDYHLFVVRKKREFKLRHLADERTLTQKITKKLRQKLDFIKFS, encoded by the coding sequence ATGAAGAAAGAAGAAGTTTCTCAGTTCTATGACCAGTTCTCCGAAAGACAAATAAAAATAGGAGTTAATGAAAGATTGATTTTTTTGTTTAAACAACTTAAAAAATTAGGACTTACTAAAAAATCTAAAATTTTAGAACTGGGGTGTGGAGTGGGAGCTTTTACCTATTTACTTTCTAAAAAAGTAGAAAAAGGTTATATAGAAGCAGTAGATTTAAGCGAAAAAAGTATAGAAAACGCACAGAAAAATATCCAAAAAAATAACGTTCAACTTTTTGTAGGAGACGTGGTGCATTATCAGCCCCAAGAATCTGATTTTGATTTCATCACACTGTTAGATGTTATAGAGCATATTCCTGTAGAAGAGCATTTTAATTTGTTTAAAAACATCAGCAATTATATTTCAGAAAAATCTCTTTTACTCATCAATATTCCAAATCCAGAATACATTAAATATCTTCATCAGCATCAGCCAGAATCACTTCAAGTGATAGACCAACCCATCGAATTGCCAACTTTAGCAGAAAATATAGATAAAAATAATCTAGAGATGGTTTTCTTTCAGAAATATGGAATTTGGGAGCAAGAAGATTATCATCTTTTTGTAGTGAGAAAAAAAAGAGAATTTAAACTTCGTCATCTTGCTGATGAAAGAACATTAACCCAGAAAATCACTAAAAAACTTCGTCAGAAATTAGACTTCATAAAATTTTCTTAA
- a CDS encoding endonuclease/exonuclease/phosphatase family protein, whose protein sequence is MKTKNISTILFILFASFLFCQTIDVMSFNIRLASVDDGENHWNIRKDKVKDLISYYEADFVGLQEAQKPQIDYLLDNNSAYSFLGRPRTDEANAEFSCIFYLKNKYKVLEQNTFWLSENPEKSGKSWDAAYPRIVTYALFENIKTKKKVWVLNTHFDHVGVIARQKSAEIILEKIKTLQKKRNVPAVLTGDFNSVESDSWMKPLFENLQEARSNSVTKPYADKATWNGFKFNEKPSEQIDFIFSSKNNTKVLKYRTITDFYDYKYPSDHFPIVAKIQLK, encoded by the coding sequence ATGAAAACAAAAAACATTTCTACCATTTTGTTTATACTTTTTGCATCGTTTTTATTTTGCCAAACCATTGATGTAATGAGTTTTAACATCAGATTGGCAAGCGTAGATGATGGCGAAAACCACTGGAACATCAGAAAAGATAAAGTAAAAGACCTTATTTCTTATTATGAAGCAGATTTTGTAGGACTACAAGAAGCGCAGAAACCTCAGATTGATTATTTATTAGATAACAACTCTGCTTATAGTTTTTTAGGAAGACCGAGAACAGATGAAGCGAATGCAGAATTTTCATGTATTTTTTATCTGAAAAATAAGTATAAAGTTCTAGAACAAAACACATTTTGGCTTTCAGAAAATCCTGAAAAATCAGGAAAATCTTGGGACGCAGCATATCCTAGAATCGTTACGTATGCTCTTTTTGAAAATATAAAAACCAAAAAGAAAGTTTGGGTACTGAATACGCATTTTGACCATGTAGGTGTTATTGCGAGACAGAAGTCTGCAGAAATCATTCTGGAAAAAATTAAAACCTTGCAGAAGAAAAGAAATGTTCCTGCAGTTCTTACGGGTGATTTTAATTCTGTAGAGAGTGATTCATGGATGAAACCGCTTTTTGAGAATTTGCAAGAAGCCAGAAGCAATAGCGTTACAAAACCTTACGCTGATAAAGCAACTTGGAATGGATTTAAATTCAATGAAAAACCTAGCGAACAAATAGATTTTATTTTTAGCTCAAAAAACAATACGAAAGTTTTAAAATACAGAACGATTACAGACTTTTATGATTATAAATATCCGTCTGATCATTTTCCTATAGTAGCAAAAATACAATTGAAATAA
- a CDS encoding endonuclease/exonuclease/phosphatase family protein translates to MGIFRSIFTVVHVVIVLLLGATMLNAYIPPKVFPLLNLLSLAFPFLMIANLLLCVFWIFSWRKRAFVFLLISTLFLTPVRRWINYSEPKSEENSIKVISYNARIVGWETINPTSDFIDEQNADVILMQECGDRKIVKPKSSKYAIIDDYKIMTIYTKHPIIEHGLILENRMAGNAHYADIDISGKRIRFINVYLEPYKLHEDLQETPENIDNTEKKAKTIVGKMLPIFKKHQEQVEKIAAFIKKSPYPVILAGDFNAVPNSYEYYKLSEGLQDAFLESGKGSGTSFHDYIFPLRIDYIFASKEFESNSFKVKRNLGLTSDHYPVFAEFSFKN, encoded by the coding sequence GTGGGGATTTTCAGAAGTATTTTTACCGTTGTTCATGTAGTAATTGTGTTGCTTTTAGGAGCAACCATGCTTAATGCTTATATCCCTCCAAAAGTATTTCCTTTACTCAATTTATTATCATTGGCATTTCCTTTTTTGATGATTGCCAATCTGTTACTCTGTGTTTTTTGGATTTTTTCTTGGCGAAAAAGAGCCTTTGTTTTTTTGCTGATTTCCACATTATTTTTAACTCCAGTAAGAAGATGGATTAATTATTCTGAGCCAAAAAGTGAGGAAAATTCTATTAAAGTAATCAGTTATAATGCGAGAATTGTAGGCTGGGAAACAATAAATCCCACTTCTGATTTTATTGACGAGCAAAATGCAGATGTGATTTTGATGCAAGAATGTGGTGACCGAAAAATTGTAAAACCAAAATCCTCTAAATATGCCATTATTGATGATTATAAAATCATGACCATCTATACCAAACATCCTATTATAGAACATGGTCTGATTTTAGAAAATAGAATGGCTGGAAATGCTCATTATGCAGATATTGATATTAGCGGAAAGAGAATTAGATTTATAAATGTTTACTTAGAGCCCTATAAATTACACGAAGATTTGCAAGAAACACCGGAAAATATAGATAACACCGAGAAAAAAGCGAAAACCATTGTTGGGAAAATGTTACCCATATTTAAAAAACATCAAGAACAGGTAGAGAAAATTGCAGCTTTTATTAAGAAATCTCCTTATCCTGTTATTTTAGCGGGTGATTTCAATGCTGTTCCTAATTCTTATGAATATTATAAACTTTCAGAAGGTTTACAAGATGCGTTTTTAGAATCTGGAAAAGGCAGTGGAACCAGTTTCCATGATTATATTTTCCCTTTGAGAATTGATTATATTTTTGCATCAAAAGAATTTGAATCCAATTCCTTTAAAGTAAAAAGAAATTTGGGATTAACTTCTGACCATTATCCCGTTTTTGCAGAATTTAGTTTTAAAAATTAA
- the bglX gene encoding beta-glucosidase BglX, with protein sequence MKKIFLSIFLAGLGITVSAQKSIDQKVTELMAKMTLEEKIGQLNQYNDDITATGPITKDADKAGQVRVGKLGSILNAIGAKNTKNWQDQAMQSRLKIPLLFGQDVIHGFRTTFPIPLGETATWDMNLIEKSARIAAIEASAYGIHWTFAPMVDIGRDPRWGRVMEGAGEDTYLGTLVGKARVKGFQGNGLGNKDAVMACAKHFAAYGAAVGGRDYNSVDMSLRQLHETYLPPFKAVSDMGVATFMNSFNDINGIPATGNKYIQRDLLKGVWNFQGFVVSDWGSIGEMIPHGFAKDNKEAALKAILAGSDMDMESRSYTNHLAELVKEGKVDIQLIDDAVRRILTKKYELGLFDDPYRFINEKREKEQANNPEHRKFAREIGAKSIVLLKNENQLLPLSPTTKKVAIIGPFAKATVENHGFWSIAFPDDSQRIVTQFDGIKAQLDKNSELLYAKGCNANDNDKSLFAEAVETAKKADVVIMTLGEGHAMSGEAKSRSNIHFSGVQEDLLKEIAKTGKPIILMINAGRPLVFDWASENIPTIVYTWWLGTEAGNSIADVLFGKINPGGKLPMTFPRTEGQIPIYYNHYNTGRPAKNNTDRNYVSAYIDLDNDPAYPFGFGLSYTTFQYSDVNVSATQLKGNQTLTASVTLTNSGNYDGEEVVQLYIRDLVGKVVRPVKELKGFQKIFLKKGESKTVSFNITPEDLKFYDDELNFDWESGEFDIMIGTNSAQVQTKRVNWEK encoded by the coding sequence ATGAAAAAAATATTCCTTTCAATTTTTTTAGCAGGATTGGGAATAACTGTTTCTGCACAGAAATCAATCGACCAAAAAGTTACAGAGCTGATGGCGAAAATGACTTTGGAAGAAAAAATAGGACAGCTCAATCAGTATAATGATGATATTACAGCAACTGGTCCTATTACGAAAGATGCAGACAAAGCTGGTCAAGTTCGTGTAGGGAAACTAGGCTCTATTCTAAATGCTATCGGTGCTAAAAACACTAAGAACTGGCAAGACCAAGCCATGCAGTCTCGTCTTAAAATTCCTTTACTTTTTGGGCAAGATGTTATTCATGGTTTTAGAACTACTTTTCCTATTCCGTTAGGCGAAACCGCTACTTGGGATATGAATTTAATTGAGAAATCTGCAAGAATTGCCGCTATTGAAGCTTCAGCTTATGGAATTCATTGGACTTTTGCACCAATGGTAGATATAGGAAGAGATCCAAGATGGGGCAGAGTAATGGAAGGAGCAGGTGAAGATACGTACTTAGGAACATTGGTAGGAAAAGCTAGAGTAAAAGGTTTTCAAGGAAATGGCTTAGGAAATAAAGATGCAGTAATGGCTTGCGCTAAACATTTTGCAGCTTATGGAGCTGCTGTTGGCGGAAGAGATTACAATTCTGTAGATATGAGCCTTAGACAGTTGCACGAAACGTATTTGCCACCTTTCAAAGCGGTGTCTGATATGGGAGTAGCCACTTTTATGAATTCATTTAATGATATCAATGGAATTCCTGCCACTGGAAATAAATACATTCAAAGAGACTTATTAAAAGGTGTTTGGAATTTCCAAGGATTTGTGGTTTCTGACTGGGGAAGCATTGGCGAAATGATTCCTCACGGTTTTGCTAAAGACAATAAAGAAGCTGCCTTGAAAGCAATTTTGGCAGGTAGTGACATGGATATGGAGAGCCGTTCTTATACCAATCATTTAGCAGAATTGGTAAAAGAAGGGAAAGTAGATATTCAATTAATAGATGATGCGGTTCGCAGAATTTTGACTAAAAAATATGAACTTGGACTTTTTGATGACCCTTATCGTTTCATCAATGAAAAGAGAGAAAAAGAACAAGCCAATAATCCAGAACACAGAAAATTTGCAAGAGAAATTGGTGCAAAAAGTATTGTTTTACTAAAAAATGAAAATCAATTATTACCACTTTCTCCAACTACTAAAAAAGTGGCCATTATTGGTCCATTTGCGAAAGCTACAGTAGAAAATCACGGTTTTTGGTCTATTGCTTTTCCAGATGATAGCCAAAGAATTGTAACTCAGTTTGATGGAATTAAAGCTCAATTGGATAAAAATTCAGAATTGCTTTATGCTAAAGGATGTAACGCAAATGACAATGATAAATCTCTATTTGCAGAAGCGGTAGAAACTGCCAAGAAAGCAGACGTAGTGATTATGACTTTAGGCGAAGGTCACGCCATGAGTGGCGAAGCAAAAAGCCGAAGCAACATCCATTTTTCTGGCGTTCAAGAAGATTTATTAAAAGAAATTGCCAAAACAGGAAAACCAATTATATTAATGATTAATGCCGGTCGTCCTTTGGTTTTTGATTGGGCTTCAGAAAACATTCCTACCATTGTTTATACTTGGTGGTTAGGTACAGAAGCAGGAAACTCTATTGCAGATGTACTTTTCGGGAAAATAAATCCTGGAGGTAAATTGCCAATGACTTTTCCTAGAACTGAAGGTCAAATTCCTATTTATTACAATCATTACAATACAGGAAGACCTGCTAAAAATAATACAGACAGAAACTATGTTTCGGCGTATATTGACTTAGATAATGACCCAGCTTATCCATTCGGATTTGGCTTGAGTTACACTACATTTCAATATTCGGATGTAAACGTAAGTGCTACGCAACTGAAAGGCAACCAAACTTTGACGGCTTCAGTTACCCTCACCAATTCAGGAAATTATGACGGAGAAGAGGTGGTTCAGTTGTACATCAGAGATTTAGTAGGAAAAGTAGTTCGTCCTGTAAAAGAACTGAAAGGTTTTCAAAAAATATTCTTGAAAAAAGGAGAAAGCAAAACCGTTTCTTTTAACATTACACCAGAAGATTTAAAATTCTATGATGATGAACTCAATTTCGATTGGGAATCAGGAGAATTTGACATCATGATAGGAACCAATTCTGCTCAGGTACAAACCAAAAGAGTAAATTGGGAAAAATAA